One Salvia splendens isolate huo1 chromosome 22, SspV2, whole genome shotgun sequence DNA segment encodes these proteins:
- the LOC121787565 gene encoding uncharacterized protein LOC121787565 — protein sequence MASPNLSATAASSSASSAASSSVGSGSRQITDIRAPLWDHVTILEKPKPGGGNILWRCNYCPFSKSTSYTRVEAHLLQKLRQGIKTCPNVSFEMLSDMRREVEKCKELLERSKACTVSLPVAPSDNSKRTKRGPVSQLEKSWALQDRKHLDALIVRAIIS from the coding sequence ATGGCATCTCCAAATCTGAGTGCTACTGCTGCTAGTTCTAGTGCTAGTTCTGCTGCTAGTTCTAGTGTTGGATCTGGGTCCAGACAAATAACTGATATCAGGGCTCCATTGTGGGATCATGTCACCATTCTAGAGAAGCCTAAACCTGGTGGAGGAAATATATTATGGAGATGCAACTATTGTCCATTTTCAAAAAGCACTAGCTATACAAGAGTTGAAGCTCATTTGCTGCAAAAATTAAGACAGGGGATTAAGACATGTCCAAATGTTTCATTTGAAATGCTGAGTGACATGAGGAGGGAAGTGGAAAAGTGTAAGGAGCTATTGGAAAGATCAAAGGCATGCACTGTTTCTTTGCCTGTAGCTCCTTCAGACAACAGCAAGAGGACCAAGAGGGGGCCTGTTTCTCAATTGGAAAAATCATGGGCATTGCAAGACCGCAAGCACTTGGATGCTTTAATTGTTAGAGCAATTATTTCCTAA
- the LOC121787563 gene encoding ras-related protein RABH1e-like, whose product MPVVSPLAKYKLVFIGDQSVGKTSIITRFMYDKFDTTYQATIGIDFLSKTMYLEDRTVRLQLWDTAGQERFRSLIPSYIRDSSVAVVVYDVANRQSFINTTKWIEEVRTERGGDVIIVLVGNKTDLVEKRQVSIEEGDNKAREIGIMFLETSAKAGFNIKPLFRKIASALPGMETLSSTNKEDMVDVNLKSNANSSQSQQQGGGCAC is encoded by the exons ATGCCGGTGGTGTCACCGTTAGCCAAGTACAAACTGGTGTTCATCGGCGATCAATCCGTCGGAAAAACTAGCATCATCACCCGTTTCATGTACGACAAATTCGACACCACCTATCAG GCCACTATAGGCATCGATTTCTTGTCAAAAACTATGTATCTTGAAGATCGAACAGTTCGCTTGCAACTTTG GGATACTGCTGGACAAGAAAGATTTAGAAGTCTTATCCCGAGCTACATCCGAGATTCTTCAGTGGCAGTGGTGGTCTACGACGTTGCCA ATCGCCAGTCGTTTATAAACACTACCAAGTGGATTGAAGAAGTGAGAACCGAACGGGGTGGTGATGTTATTATTGTTCTTGTAGGAAACAAAACTGATCTTGTTGAAAAAAG GCAAGTTTCCATCGAAGAAGGAGATAACAAGGCTCGTGAAATCGGTATCATGTTCTTAGAAACTAGTGCAAAAGCTGGTTTCAATATAAAG CCACTGTTTCGGAAAATAGCATCTGCGTTGCCAGGGATGGAGACGCTTTCGTCAACAAACAAGGAGGACATGGTCGACGTGAACTTGAAGTCTAATGCAAATTCTTCCCAGTCACAGCAGCAAGGAGGCGGCTGTGCGTGCTAG
- the LOC121787878 gene encoding UDP-N-acetylglucosamine transporter ROCK1-like gives MAIGKLQTMKPAPINPNLNPNPNATSKVWLFSLLLTMQYGAQPLISKRFTSREVIVTSSVLACELVKVICALFLLAKDGSLRKVFKEWTLVGSLTASGLPAAIYALQNSLLQISYKNLDSLTFSMLNQTKLFFTAFFTYIILRQRQSIQQIGALFILIIAAVLLSVGEGSSKASSAKNPDEILFYGIVPVLVASVLSGLASALCQWASQVKKHASYLMTVEMSIIGSLCLLASAYKSPDGVAIRELGFFHGWTPWTWIPVILNAVGGILVGLLTTYAGGVRKGFVIVSALLVTALLQFVFDGIPPSPFCLVALPLVATSISIYQKYPYRVKKKES, from the exons atggcgatcggcaagctcCAGACGATGAAGCCCGCCCCGATCAATCCCAATCTCAACCCCAATCCCAATGCCACCTCAAAGGTCTGGCTCTTCTCCTTGCTGCTAACGATGCAGTACGGTGCTCAGCCTCTCATCTCCAAACGTTTCACCag CCGGGAAGTTATTGTGACTTCGTCAGTTTTGGCGTGTGAGTTGGTAAAG GTGATTTGTGCTCTGTTTCTTTTGGCAAAAGATGGAAGTCTGAGAAAGGTATTCAAAGAGTGGACTTTGGTTGGCTCTTTAACTGCTTCAGGACTACCAGCAGCCATCTATGCCCTGCAAAACAGCTTGCTGCAGATCTCATATAAAAATCTTGATTCACTCACATTCTCAATGCTGAACCAGACAAAACTCTTTTTCACAGCATTTTTCACTTATATCATATTAAG ACAGAGGCAGTCCATTCAACAGATTGGGGCTCTATTCATATTGATCATTGCTGCTGTCCTTCTAAGCGTTGGCGAAGGATCTAGTAAAGCATCTAGTGCTAAGAACCctgatgaaatattattttatggaATTGTTCCTGTGCTGGTGGCTTCTGTACTCTCTGGCCTGGCCTCTGCACTGTGTCAGTGGGCTTCTCAA GTTAAGAAACACGCATCTTACTTGATGACTGTGGAGATGTCCATAATTGGGAGTCTTTGCTTACTAGCCAGTGCTTACAAATCTCCAGATGGTGTGGCTATCAGAGAGCTTGGCTTCTTTCATGGGTGGACTCCATGGACATGG ATTCCTGTCATACTCAATGCTGTTGGTGGAATTCTTGTCGGTCTTCTGACAACATATGCTGGTGGTGTCCGGAAG GGTTTTGTCATTGTTTCCGCACTTCTTGTCACGGCTCTGCTTCAATTTGTCTTTGATGGTATACCCCCGTCCCCATTCTGTCTTGTGGCTCTCCCTTTGGTTGCCACTAGCATATCGATATACCAAAAGTACCCATACCGTGTCAAAAAGAAAGAGTCATAA
- the LOC121785775 gene encoding asparagine synthetase [glutamine-hydrolyzing] 2, whose protein sequence is MCGILAVFGVADNSQKKRSRIIELSSRLRHRGPDWSGLHHHKDCYLAHQRLAIVDPASGDQPLYNEDKTIVVAVNGEIYNHKELREKLKSHEFRTGSDCEVIAHLYEDYGEDFVNMLDGMFSFVLLDTRDNSFIAARDAIGITPLYYGWGLDGSTWFASEMKAISDDCERFMTFPPGHVYSSKTGGVKRWYNPPWWNPESPIPTGPYDPLVLRKAFEKAVVKRLMTDVPFGVLLSGGLDSSLVASVASRYLADSAAAQWGSQLHTFCVGLKGSPDLGAAREVADYLGTRHHEFHFTVQEGIDALEEVIYHIETYDVTTIRASTPMFLMSRKIKSLGVKMVLSGEGSDEIFGGYLYFHKAPNKEELHHETCRKIKALHLYDCLRANKSTSAWGVEARVPFLDKEFINVAMGIDPEWKMIKPDLGRIEKWVLRNAFDDEQSPYLPKHILYRQKEQFSDGVGYSWIDGLKDHADQQVTDSMLDKASFVYPENTPTTKEAYLYRTIFERFFPKNSARSTVPGGPSVACSTAKAVEWDAAWSKNLDPSGRAALGVHVSAYVEDGKTAAQ, encoded by the exons ATGTGTGGAATTCTAGCTGTATTTGGCGTTGCTGACAACTCCCAGAAGAAACGCTCGAGGATTATTGAACTGTCGTCAAG GTTGAGACACCGAGGCCCTGATTGGAGTGGGTTGCACCATCATAAGGATTGTTATCTTGCTCATCAACGTTTAGCTATTGTTGATCCTGCCTCCGGGGATCAACCTCTATACAATGAAGACAAAACAATTGTTGTGGCG GTTAATGGAGAAATATACAACCATAAAGAACTAAGGGAGAAACTGAAGTCTCATGAATTCAGAACTGGAAGTGATTGTGAAGTTATAGCCCATTTA TATGAAGACTATGGAGAAGACTTTGTGAATATGTTAGATGGAATGTTTTCTTTTGTGCTTCTTGACACACGTGATAACAGTTTTATTGCTGCTCGGGATGCCATTGGTATCACACCACTCTATTATGGATGGGGTCTTGATG GATCTACTTGGTTTGCTTCGGAAATGAAAGCTATAAGTGATGATTGTGAGCGGTTCATGACTTTTCCTCCTGGACATGTATACTCAAGCAAAACCG GAGGGGTAAAAAGATGGTACAACCCACCTTGGTGGAACCCAGAGTCCCCCATACCTACAGGTCCTTATGATCCCCTTGTACTGCGAAAGGCCTTTGAAAAG GCTGTTGTCAAGAGACTTATGACGGATGTGCCATTTGGTGTTCTTCTATCCGGTGGACTTGACTCATCTCTTGTTGCTTCGGTTGCTTCCCGCTATTTGGCGGATTCGGCTGCCGCACAATGGGGGTCACAATTGCATACATTTTGCGTGGGGTTAAAG GGTTCTCCTGATTTGGGAGCTGCCAGAGAAGTGGCAGATTACCTTGGTACTCGTCACCATGAGTTCCATTTCACAGTGCAG GAAGGAATAGATGCATTAGAGGAGGTCATATATCATATTGAGACCTATGATGTAACTACAATCAGGGCCAGTACGCCAATGTTTCTTATGTCTCGGAAAATCAAATCACTGGGAGTAAAGATGGTACTTTCCGGTGAAGGATCTGATGAAATATTTGGAGGTTATCTATATTTTCACAAGGCACCCAACAAGGAGGAGCTTCACCATGAAACATGTAGAAAG ATCAAAGCTCTTCATCTTTATGACTGTTTGAGAGCTAACAAATCAACTTCCGCATGGGGTGTTGAAGCTCGCGTTCCCTTCTTAGACAAGGAATTCATCAATGTTGCAATGGGTATCGATCCAGAATGGAAAATG ATAAAACCTGATCTTGGAAGAATTGAGAAGTGGGTTCTACGCAATGCATTTGATGATGAGCAGAGTCCATATTTGCCAAAG CACATTTTGTACAGACAGAAAGAACAGTTCAGCGATGGCGTTGGATACAGCTGGATTGATGGTCTGAAAGACCATGCTGACCAACAG GTTACAGACTCGATGCTAGACAAAGCTAGTTTCGTCTACCCTGAGAATACTCCGACAACAAAAGAGGCATACCTCTACAGGACTATCTTCGAGCGCTTCTTCCCTAAG AACTCTGCAAGATCTACTGTGCCAGGTGGTCCTAGCGTGGCGTGCAGCACTGCAAAGGCTGTGGAGTGGGATGCAGCATGGTCCAAGAATCTGGACCCCTCCGGTCGAGCAGCCCTCGGTGTCCATGTCTCTGCATACGTCGAAGACGGGAAGACAGCTGCTCAGTAA
- the LOC121787001 gene encoding annexin D6-like isoform X1: MATLKVPVIVPAPEEDAALLRKAFVGLGTDEEAIVKILAHRNATQRRLIREAYTAAYGEDLLKDMEKEISGDFLRALAVWTLDPAERDARLANEATKMLTANNYVLLEIGCTRSSYHHFKVRETYHLLHKKSLEEDVAHHTSGDYRKLLVPLVSAFRYEGGETNLTLAKSEAKILHEKITGKAYGDDEIIRILTTRSKPQLNATLNQYNDAFGNPINKDLKSDPNDEYLRFLRATIKCLTSPEKYFEKVLRVAIKGAGTDENALTRVVVTQAEVNLHRIKEEYLKRNSIPLEQAIAGDTSGEYKKVLDALLGKED; this comes from the exons atgGCAACACTCAAAGTACCCGTAATTGTTCCCGCTCCGGAAGAGGACGCTGCGCTGCTCAGGAAAGCTTTTGTTG GACTGGGGACGGATGAGGAGGCGATAGTCAAAATTCTAGCGCACAGGAATGCAACACAGCGAAGGTTGATTCGTGAAGCATATACTGCAGCTTATGGAGAAGACCTTCTTAAAGACATGGAGAAGGAAATTTCTGGCGATTTTCTG CGTGCACTAGCTGTGTGGACACTCGACCCAGCTGAACGAGATGCACGACTAGCTAACGAGGCTACAAAGATGCTTACTGCTAACAATTATGTGCTCTTGGAAATCGGTTGCACCAGGTCTTCATATCATCATTTTAAAGTCAGGGAGACATATCATCTCCTTCACAAGAAATCTCTCGAAGAAGATGTTGCACATCACACCAGTGGAGATTACCGGAAA CTTCTGGTTCCTCTTGTGAGTGCCTTTCGATATGAGGGAGGTGAGACGAACTTGACATTGGCAAAATCGGAGGCTAAGATACTGCATGAGAAGATAACTGGAAAGGCCTACGGTGATGATGAGATAATACGGATTCTGACAACAAGGAGCAAACCACAGCTTAATGCAACACTTAACCAGTACAATGATGCATTTGGAAATCCTATCAATAAG GATTTGAAATCAGATCCTAACGATGAGTACTTGAGGTTCCTCAGAGCAACGATTAAATGCTTGACCTCTCCCGAGAAGTACTTTGAGAAAGTGCTTCGCGTTGCAATCAAGGGGGCTGGCACGGACGAGAATGCTCTGACTCGGGTTGTGGTTACTCAAGCTGAGGTTAACCTGCACCGGATCAAAGAAGAGTACCTCAAACGCAACAGTATTCCTCTGGAGCAGGCGATAGCTGGAGACACCTCCGGTGAATACAagaaagtcttggacgcattgCTCGGAAAGGAAGATTGA
- the LOC121787001 gene encoding annexin D6-like isoform X2 has protein sequence MQKTFRSAFMKFTLNLNRRPGLGTDEEAIVKILAHRNATQRRLIREAYTAAYGEDLLKDMEKEISGDFLRALAVWTLDPAERDARLANEATKMLTANNYVLLEIGCTRSSYHHFKVRETYHLLHKKSLEEDVAHHTSGDYRKLLVPLVSAFRYEGGETNLTLAKSEAKILHEKITGKAYGDDEIIRILTTRSKPQLNATLNQYNDAFGNPINKDLKSDPNDEYLRFLRATIKCLTSPEKYFEKVLRVAIKGAGTDENALTRVVVTQAEVNLHRIKEEYLKRNSIPLEQAIAGDTSGEYKKVLDALLGKED, from the exons ATGCAGAAAACTTTTCGATCAGCATTTATGAAATTCACTTTGAATCTGAATCGTCGACCAG GACTGGGGACGGATGAGGAGGCGATAGTCAAAATTCTAGCGCACAGGAATGCAACACAGCGAAGGTTGATTCGTGAAGCATATACTGCAGCTTATGGAGAAGACCTTCTTAAAGACATGGAGAAGGAAATTTCTGGCGATTTTCTG CGTGCACTAGCTGTGTGGACACTCGACCCAGCTGAACGAGATGCACGACTAGCTAACGAGGCTACAAAGATGCTTACTGCTAACAATTATGTGCTCTTGGAAATCGGTTGCACCAGGTCTTCATATCATCATTTTAAAGTCAGGGAGACATATCATCTCCTTCACAAGAAATCTCTCGAAGAAGATGTTGCACATCACACCAGTGGAGATTACCGGAAA CTTCTGGTTCCTCTTGTGAGTGCCTTTCGATATGAGGGAGGTGAGACGAACTTGACATTGGCAAAATCGGAGGCTAAGATACTGCATGAGAAGATAACTGGAAAGGCCTACGGTGATGATGAGATAATACGGATTCTGACAACAAGGAGCAAACCACAGCTTAATGCAACACTTAACCAGTACAATGATGCATTTGGAAATCCTATCAATAAG GATTTGAAATCAGATCCTAACGATGAGTACTTGAGGTTCCTCAGAGCAACGATTAAATGCTTGACCTCTCCCGAGAAGTACTTTGAGAAAGTGCTTCGCGTTGCAATCAAGGGGGCTGGCACGGACGAGAATGCTCTGACTCGGGTTGTGGTTACTCAAGCTGAGGTTAACCTGCACCGGATCAAAGAAGAGTACCTCAAACGCAACAGTATTCCTCTGGAGCAGGCGATAGCTGGAGACACCTCCGGTGAATACAagaaagtcttggacgcattgCTCGGAAAGGAAGATTGA
- the LOC121787001 gene encoding annexin D6-like isoform X3: MNAGTLFNLGLGTDEEAIVKILAHRNATQRRLIREAYTAAYGEDLLKDMEKEISGDFLRALAVWTLDPAERDARLANEATKMLTANNYVLLEIGCTRSSYHHFKVRETYHLLHKKSLEEDVAHHTSGDYRKLLVPLVSAFRYEGGETNLTLAKSEAKILHEKITGKAYGDDEIIRILTTRSKPQLNATLNQYNDAFGNPINKDLKSDPNDEYLRFLRATIKCLTSPEKYFEKVLRVAIKGAGTDENALTRVVVTQAEVNLHRIKEEYLKRNSIPLEQAIAGDTSGEYKKVLDALLGKED; the protein is encoded by the exons ATGAATGCTGGTACTTTGTTTAATTTAG GACTGGGGACGGATGAGGAGGCGATAGTCAAAATTCTAGCGCACAGGAATGCAACACAGCGAAGGTTGATTCGTGAAGCATATACTGCAGCTTATGGAGAAGACCTTCTTAAAGACATGGAGAAGGAAATTTCTGGCGATTTTCTG CGTGCACTAGCTGTGTGGACACTCGACCCAGCTGAACGAGATGCACGACTAGCTAACGAGGCTACAAAGATGCTTACTGCTAACAATTATGTGCTCTTGGAAATCGGTTGCACCAGGTCTTCATATCATCATTTTAAAGTCAGGGAGACATATCATCTCCTTCACAAGAAATCTCTCGAAGAAGATGTTGCACATCACACCAGTGGAGATTACCGGAAA CTTCTGGTTCCTCTTGTGAGTGCCTTTCGATATGAGGGAGGTGAGACGAACTTGACATTGGCAAAATCGGAGGCTAAGATACTGCATGAGAAGATAACTGGAAAGGCCTACGGTGATGATGAGATAATACGGATTCTGACAACAAGGAGCAAACCACAGCTTAATGCAACACTTAACCAGTACAATGATGCATTTGGAAATCCTATCAATAAG GATTTGAAATCAGATCCTAACGATGAGTACTTGAGGTTCCTCAGAGCAACGATTAAATGCTTGACCTCTCCCGAGAAGTACTTTGAGAAAGTGCTTCGCGTTGCAATCAAGGGGGCTGGCACGGACGAGAATGCTCTGACTCGGGTTGTGGTTACTCAAGCTGAGGTTAACCTGCACCGGATCAAAGAAGAGTACCTCAAACGCAACAGTATTCCTCTGGAGCAGGCGATAGCTGGAGACACCTCCGGTGAATACAagaaagtcttggacgcattgCTCGGAAAGGAAGATTGA
- the LOC121787001 gene encoding annexin D6-like isoform X4 — protein MNAGLGTDEEAIVKILAHRNATQRRLIREAYTAAYGEDLLKDMEKEISGDFLRALAVWTLDPAERDARLANEATKMLTANNYVLLEIGCTRSSYHHFKVRETYHLLHKKSLEEDVAHHTSGDYRKLLVPLVSAFRYEGGETNLTLAKSEAKILHEKITGKAYGDDEIIRILTTRSKPQLNATLNQYNDAFGNPINKDLKSDPNDEYLRFLRATIKCLTSPEKYFEKVLRVAIKGAGTDENALTRVVVTQAEVNLHRIKEEYLKRNSIPLEQAIAGDTSGEYKKVLDALLGKED, from the exons ATGAATGCTG GACTGGGGACGGATGAGGAGGCGATAGTCAAAATTCTAGCGCACAGGAATGCAACACAGCGAAGGTTGATTCGTGAAGCATATACTGCAGCTTATGGAGAAGACCTTCTTAAAGACATGGAGAAGGAAATTTCTGGCGATTTTCTG CGTGCACTAGCTGTGTGGACACTCGACCCAGCTGAACGAGATGCACGACTAGCTAACGAGGCTACAAAGATGCTTACTGCTAACAATTATGTGCTCTTGGAAATCGGTTGCACCAGGTCTTCATATCATCATTTTAAAGTCAGGGAGACATATCATCTCCTTCACAAGAAATCTCTCGAAGAAGATGTTGCACATCACACCAGTGGAGATTACCGGAAA CTTCTGGTTCCTCTTGTGAGTGCCTTTCGATATGAGGGAGGTGAGACGAACTTGACATTGGCAAAATCGGAGGCTAAGATACTGCATGAGAAGATAACTGGAAAGGCCTACGGTGATGATGAGATAATACGGATTCTGACAACAAGGAGCAAACCACAGCTTAATGCAACACTTAACCAGTACAATGATGCATTTGGAAATCCTATCAATAAG GATTTGAAATCAGATCCTAACGATGAGTACTTGAGGTTCCTCAGAGCAACGATTAAATGCTTGACCTCTCCCGAGAAGTACTTTGAGAAAGTGCTTCGCGTTGCAATCAAGGGGGCTGGCACGGACGAGAATGCTCTGACTCGGGTTGTGGTTACTCAAGCTGAGGTTAACCTGCACCGGATCAAAGAAGAGTACCTCAAACGCAACAGTATTCCTCTGGAGCAGGCGATAGCTGGAGACACCTCCGGTGAATACAagaaagtcttggacgcattgCTCGGAAAGGAAGATTGA
- the LOC121786542 gene encoding uncharacterized protein LOC121786542: MDSQTLSSSFNLELRLIRARNIFVKTREVFVRCYIPTTSNKRVRLDSQQISSHSNLTWNQTFSLNCSATPQTIQSLKQGTIVFELRCRSSATLVSRMSGSKLLARAEMPWNDVVEVPNEKWVVMTAKDGYVYSDDVKPPALQIATKVEEVGEVKRRKEYSCDCMDCGCNYCVDYDFFALGAALI; the protein is encoded by the coding sequence ATGGATTCACAAACCCTATCTTCTTCTTTCAACCTTGAGCTGAGGCTAATAAGGGCAAGAAACATTTTTGTTAAAACAAGAGAAGTTTTTGTGAGATGCTATATCCCTACAACAAGCAACAAAAGAGTAAGATTAGACAGCCAACAAATCTCATCACACTCCAACTTAACATGGAACCAAACCTTTTCACTCAACTGCTCTGCCACTCCACAAACCATTCAATCCCTCAAGCAAGGAACCATTGTTTTCGAGCTTCGATGCAGAAGCTCGGCTACTTTGGTATCAAGAATGAGTGGCTCGAAACTGCTGGCCAGGGCTGAGATGCCATGGAACGACGTCGTTGAGGTCCCAAATGAGAAGTGGGTCGTCATGACCGCAAAAGATGGTTACGTGTATAGTGATGATGTCAAGCCCCCGGCTTTGCAGATAGCCACCAAAGTTGAAGAAGTTGGAGAGGTGAAGAGAAGAAAGGAGTATAGTTGTGATTGTATGGATTGTGGATGCAATTATTGTGTAGATTATGATTTCTTTGCATTAGGGGCTGCTTTAATTTGA